In the genome of Aedes aegypti strain LVP_AGWG chromosome 2, AaegL5.0 Primary Assembly, whole genome shotgun sequence, the window ttgtggAGAAAGCGCTGCGGTTGACTCTACAATGGCTGGAAACTGGATGACCAACGTTTTGCCAGGTTTCATTCAAGAGTATGAACCGAAGGACATTTATAATGCGGATGAGACCGGCTTATTCTACAAGTGCCTGCCAGATAGAACATACGCGTTCAAGTCGGAATCTTGCCATGGCGGAAAGTATTCGAAGCAAAGACTCACCATTCTTTGTGCTGCTAACATGGACGGAAGTGACAAGCTTCCTCTGCTAGTTATTGGGAAAAGTCGGAAACCTCGATGCTTCAAGAATGTTAAGTCCCTGCCTGTTGAATATGAAGCAAACTCAAAAGCCTGGATGACGTCATTGCTATTTGAAAAATGGATGTTGAAGTTGGATCAGCGAATGAGCGATGAGAACCggaaaattttgatgtttgtggACAACTGTACGGCGCATCCGAAGATCCTTCAGGACAAATTGAAGTCGATCAAACTTGTATTTTTCCCTCCAAACGCAACTTCTATTTTGCAACCTCTGGATTTGGGAATTATCAAATCTTTGAAACATTATTACAGATATGAGCTGGTTAAAGAACGAATCCATTCAATGGAAATAGATCAGGTATATATTGGTGTTAAATAAAAGTAATTATAAATATTATCTTCTTCAATTAACTTTTTACAGGAACATCAAGATATAACCGTTTTGGATGCTATCAAACTTGTGTCCAAGGTATGGAGCGTCAAAGTTAAAGCAGAAACCATCCAGAACTGCTTCCGAATGGCTGGTTTCGTCTTAGAAGACGAAGATGACATTCCATTAGCAGAACTTGTTAGAAGATAAGCGATACGAAATCAGCAAGATTTGGCACTTGCAGAAGACGAGCTGTTTCCTGTTGATCCTGTGGTATCGTTTTCTGACTATTGTGATGATAGGAATGTCATATGCAGCGAGATGATGACTGATGATGACATTCTCGAATTTGTTACTGGAGAAGACCTCGCACACGATGAGCCCGAAGATGTTTTGTCAACCACATTTGACAACGTGGAGTCTACAGAACCACAACTCGAGATTACTGCAGCAGCTGTAGAATCGACTTTAAAAACAATGGAGTCACTATTACACTCAACAGATAATGTTCCAATCGAaatgtttgaacattttttcaaagttgAGCAGTTTCTTTCCAATCGATACATTTCCCATCAACAACTTTAATTTGTTATTTACTTTGAATATcgaataataaattaatagTAATAAATAACATAAAACCACAAATCTAATGCTTTTAATTCACACCAGTTTTAGTACTTTTTTGTTGATATCACATTGCAGATTGTGTGTTTTTAAAGTGAAAAATGCAATACAACTATTCTTTCAAATTAATCATAttaaatgattatgattaactaATACTTTTATTGATATAAAATGTGTCTTGCCTAATCTTTCAATAACGAACACATACATaaataattttggaaattgttctatgagtcgatatttccatgagtcgatggtcccttcaatatcgactcatggaggtttcactgtacatcGGAGGCGACAGAGCAAAACGTGGAGTTGACCATTGGACCAGTTGAACTCCTtgtagtaataaaaaaaatccaattattcgaggaattctcgaaaacttctAAGATAATACTAGAAAGAAATTCCCATATAAATCTCAAGGGACATATTTTAGATAAGTAAAAAACGTGGAAAAATAGAGATATTGGTAAAGGAATACTTGGAGAACCACGGAATTTCTTGGCCAAGGATACGCCAAGAAATCCCTTCAGAGGTTTTAAGCGAAAAATGCTCAGAGCTCTCCTCAGTGGAATTCTTGGTTGACCCCTTGATAAATTCTTGAacaatcttttgaaaaaatccgGGTCGAATTTTTCGAAATCTCCTTggcaatttctttaaaaatcccATAATGAATTGATGTCCATATAGGAACGATTATATTATTACCGTGACATGCCCCATTACCGTGAGGTTAAAAAAAAGTGTATgagtattttcaaatttcttaagTTTCATATAGTagacttttttatattttgcgcGAAAATAAGATTTGcactgttttgaaatttttaaccaTAGTCACAGTTGAACGACGGAAGCGCATCATAATTAAAACTTTTGTATTATACAACGTCTTGAGGTTTGTGTGATTGATTcgaggaaaaaaatatatatatatatcactcagcaattttggaattatagctgaaacacggtatttggaactCAGAAGCAACTGTGCCCTAATACCGTGTGTTGGCACCAGACGATTGTATTctaaccagggttgggaaaaaatctgaaattcactctacagtagtcaaacaaagccattcacagtcagcgaagccagtgaaactcatgcccatcgctgctgtaggcaaaaagccttgaaaatcacaaaacacccgttgcatttcccgcattaagagccttcaatgacactactgagaAAATCCTGTACCCAATACAGGCTACTTGAtaagattcacgattttaaactactgtagtgagagagccacgtgattttcgcgaaattcaatcctactactattaccattcccagcactgattctAACATGCTAAAAATGCACATCATTCCCAAATATACGGTATTAGGCAAGACACGAAATTAGAGCAAGTCACGGTAATAGCTATGTTATAATTggttcaaatttcaacatatcATTATAGAAGAAACGCTGGATAAGAAGCTGTAGTTGTCTATAAAGGGTCGATTTTAAGATGAGACTTAATCTAAAATTATGTTTCTATCATGTCCCAACGTCCTTCACAGATTCAATAATTTTGAAGGAGAAAAAGGATTTATTGTTCGGTTTAGTTCTATCAGAGTATTAACGTTTTCAAAGTTAAATAACCCCATGGAACAACAACCCTAAGAACAACCTAAAATCATGAACAGCGTAACATTACTGTTTTCTCTTgtgcaaaagaaaaaaataatttaaaaaaaatgataaatattaACTTGTATCGTATCATAAGAAAATTTGTACAAGCTTAAAGTTCACCAATGCTCCAGATTTTTGGACGCCTACAAACTTGAGTAGTTTTAATTGTAAGTTAAGACTCATGGAGTAAATATAGGTATATGAGCCTACTTAAGTATCTACATCGGGGCCGCATATATTTATGAGAACGTTTAGTTCTCTCATGCATGCAATCGATTGAACGACAACAAGGAAAATAATCTATAAAACAAATATCTGCGAAGGTCTTTCAAATGTGGGGGCCCAAAGCCTCTTGGCCTAGTCTAAACCTAGCCCTAAAgcattaaaaataattaaggggGCTCTGTACATCGCTGATACAAGTCTCCTCCAGAACGTATGCTTGCAACGCTCACTTTATTTTTGGGATTTTACATATTGACAGCTTGTAGGTAGGCTTGATAAAATCTACAATGCAAAAATGAGTCGATtctgccgtttttctgaggagaaaaaactgaactcacAATTTTCAACACCGATCTCAAGCCAGTtaagtgagagtgcaaaaataaaaaatgcgaggattttttcaggtactctctcttacttgttgcgatgctcacctttccTCACACTTCAAAAGACTGAGACCGCTTGATGAGTACTTCTTCGACGAATACCAGGTTTCTATAAGCTGGCAATAAGCCAGATCACCTTGTGAATAatcttagataaattccgggagtacaacttgcagacttacCATCTGTTCATTGACATCTAGGAAACGAATTATTCAGTGAAATGCATTGAGCTTTGGTTGACAATGTTTTACGGCGAAACTAATCAGTCTGATACGTGTGACGCTACACTCGAGGACATGGATAGAAGATTTACGGACGATATCGACttcattggaatcgatcgcaggtctaTGGAGGAGGCCTTCGTACCTATGAAGAGGGATGCGTCGAGCATCATGGTTacaaacgaagtacatggttacTGGTACTACCTCTATAGGCCTAGTGGTGTTAGTGCTGAGGTAGTCTTGTTATATTAATCGTATGAAAAGCGAATATAGCGTATAAGGTACGATAGACAGCCCACTGACATCCCTTAGTGCAAATTTCAAAGAGAGAATTGCTTAGTATGATAAGCAAGAAGCAAAGATGTGAACGACTTCGTGGAAAATCACGAATACGCTCACTGTACGCAGTGGCAGAATATTTGGGAACCATTAACGTTTGCTGCAACCGGATAAATGCATCCCAAAACCGATAAAGATGGACCTTCACAATACGGGTATGTAAGCTGTTTTCATTCTCTCAAATCAATATACTACTTACTGTAATCGGCACTATCATCGCTCTCGTCTCCGTCGCTGTCCGGATCGCTATCCGAATCGAACGGGATTGTCGACGTCTGCTCGCTCGAAATCGACTGCTGGTCGTTTTCGATGTCGATATCCCCGCCGTCGTCGTCCACACTGGTCGGAATGGGATTAAGCCCCAGCTCGGTACACTTTTTAAAGTGACTCTTCGACTTCATGTGTTTCGTCAGATTTCCCTTCGTTTTGAAGCTGGAAGAAAAAGATTGCGGAACAGTTAGTCTTCCACGAACCATTGTCCTAAACTTATTCAAGCAAACTTACTGGAAACTACAATGCTGACACGAGTAAGGCCGAACATCCGTGTGAGTACGTATGTGCTTCTTCAGCATCGACGGTTTCTTGCACCGGATGCCACATTCTTTGCAAACGTACTTTCCTCGGCCGCGACCTCGCACGTACGTGTACTCCTCGGTGCTTTCGAATCCCCCGGACAGAGTCCGTTCCGTTGAATCGCTTCTCGGCGGAATACTATCATTCGAGGCGGCACTCTTTTCCGGAAGATACGGATAGAATCCACCGGACTTTGGCGCCGGTGAAGTGACCTGTGGGATCGAATAGCTAGGGAAACTGCTCTTGACCTCGATTGCGCTCGAGATGGGCTGGTTTGCTGTGCTCGAATTGACCACCGTCAACGTAAGAGGTTTGGTAGCGATCGAGTAGCTGTGGTCACCCTGCTGGCTACTGTTGTACAAGGCCATCACCTGGATCGGTTTGAATCCAAGTGGGTGCGGGTCATTCTCCGGATGAACCTGCCAATTGCTGTACATCGACAATTGCTTTTGGGTCTGGACGTAGAATGGCTGAGTCTTGTTAACGGTGCAGTAGAAAGGCTTCGTGCTCGATTTGAGACCGATGTTGGTGTAGGCGTGACCATTGAAATACAACTCTCGGCAGGACTTGGAAGGCCGTGGGGTTTCCGGCGATATTAGCGGCATCGTATTGTGCGTTGGTGTAATACCGTGGTGGCGTTTCGGTGTAAAAGTACCAGGCTTCAATGGCAGTGAGTTGGGTCTCAAGAACTTCGGTTTCTGTACCACCGGCGGAGGTGGTGGAACATCCATCGGTTTTGTTTCGATCGGTTCAGATTTCACACTTTCTGTTGGAGTGTTCGGTTTGATTATGATATCCGACGAGATAAAGTTTTCGAAGTTAAAGTATCTAATCTCCTCCTTCTTCACCGGTTCAATGGTTTCTTTCTTACGAGGGCTGATGTTGTCAGCAATCCTTGTAAAATTAAAGCTTTTCTTCGGGGTTGCGTTGATTTCCTGCTTGGCCGGAGACCAGATTTCTTTGAACATGCCATTCTTAACCGGTGGCACAGCCAGAACGGGTTTCTTATTCCGAACAACATCCTCCGGATCGAAACTTTTATAGTTTGATGCCATTGGAGGAATTGGCGGCGTTTTGATGCTAATTGGGCTAGGTGCCAACCGAGGCCGACCTCGCATTTGTGATTCATTCGAAGGTATCATTGAATTGGGGCCGGGTATTCCTTGTACGTATGGTATCATTTTGCCGCCATGCATGATTTGCGATGCTTGACCCGGTGACACCTGCGGCAGCGTCAATGGATTGTAAGCCGTAATTGAATTAATTGGCGGGAACTGAAAGTGACCGATGGATTGCACAGTGGAAGAATTTGGATTGCTGTTGGGTCTCTCGGAAGGTGTATGATGTTGGCTGTTAGGGAAAAAGTTTGGCGTCGTCAGGGATGGCGTTAGTGTCGGAGTGATTGTCACTACCAACTTGGGCGTGGTGGGATTCATCGGAATGGGAGATGCACCACGACTCGCTTTTGGCACTTGAACAACCGTTCCTCCCGAATGCATGCTGGATCGGGCTCTcatagaagaatcattcatttCGCTGTCTGCATCTGGAGAAAACTGCGTAACGGTTCCTCCAGACGAATACCTATGCGGAATCATTTGCTCCTGGCGTTCTATCACTTCCAAATCTCCTCCGTATAACTGCAAACTAGGATGTTGTGGCCGCCGTATCTCAGCATCTTGCGTAACAATGTGTCTTTTCCGCGAGGGCGTATCTTCACTAGACACATGAGAAACAATTACATTCTGTTCTGGCGCGCTTTTACTGCTGAACGTATCACTTTTACTGCTCTGGAAATCCACCAGCCGAGTATTGCCTAGAAGTGGTCCTGGCGAAGGCAGTGGGTTTTGTACCGTGTCTACGATTTTCGCAACGACCGGTGGTGTAACCTGCACTTCCGGTGTATGGCTCGTTGAGGTACTGGTTACACTGCTTGATCTACTACTGCTTCCTTCTTTCGGTGCCAGCGATATGTTTTCCGGCCTAGATCGAGGCTGCCTCAGTTGCGATTTGGCCAATTTCGAAAGAGTTGCTGGATTTCTCGAAGGAGGCATCAACAAGCCACGTGCGAGGTTTTTCAAACTGTTCGGGTTGAATCGATTCGATCGCATATAGTGCGACGATGGCGAGCCAATCGGGCTCATTGGGGCACTATCAGGACTATTCAAACTACTACTGTTGCCTTTGCAGAAACAGATGGTATGGTATTTGAGAATTTCCGCATCGCGAAAGCTGGTATTGCAGGACTTGCAGGTGAACAGGTTTTCGATGTTTTCGTTCTCCGGATTCTGCACCACACCAAATTCCCGCGAGTTCAACAGAAGGTCTTTGATAATCGAACGTTCCGGATTCTGAGGATGATCGTTCACAGGAACCGTTTGCGAAGCTGGAGGAGCTGGCTGACTCGGTGGGGCGACTTGCTGCTGACCGTAGACGGCAGACGTTGATGGAGGCGCTTGGTATTGCACAGAGGAAGACGAAGCAGGTGATTGTTCCCGACTGTATCGCGGGCTCTCGCTCGGTGGCCGTTTACGCGAGGGTTCTGGTACTACTTGAACCTCAACAGCAGGCCCAGGTGGTGGCTCGCTTGGAACGGGTTTACTTAAATTTAACGGTAGCTGATATTGCACTAGTTGTGGTTGCAGTTCATTGGCACTCATGGGACGTGCCACCATCTGGGGCTGTTGCTGTTGGGGTGGTGGTTGATGCATCACTTCCATCGTTCCCACCGGAGGGTGATGGTTCTGCACATAGGGAATTTGCGCCACCATCGCCTTCGGTTTGGTAGGTTCATTTTGGGGGTACGGCTGAacttgctgctgttgctgttgcatTTGTAGTTGTTGCTGCTGCATCTGATGCTGTTGCTGAAGCATCAGCAGTTGCTGTTGTTGCAGTTCCTCGCTGTTTCTCTTCTGCAGCAATGCATTGGCCAATTTTGAACTTGGAGAATCCAGACCTGCTGAACTACTGCTACTACTGCTAGTACTGTTATTAACCGAAATGCCTCGCGTGATACCAGTTATTTTGTGGTACTTTTTCTGAAGTGGCAACTCCACCACTTCCACGATCGCTTCGTTGTCCGATATCAGCTTGGAAATGTGTTGCTCGAGCGATTCAACATTTTGACCGTTCTAAAGAAAAACAAACAGTTTAGTAAAACTCAATTGAAATTGCTGGGCATAGAATGAAATTACCAAATAGTGCGGCGTTGAAGGAACTGAATGACTAACCATCGATGTGTTGTTACTACTGTAATTACTACCGCCGCCAGCAAGGCTGCTAATGTAGTGCTGCTGGCTGCTATTCACGACAAGCGTGGTAGGAACCGTTTTGCCCGACGTTCCCAGTTTGTTACCGTCGAATTTAGCGTACAGGGCAGCATTGTGAAACTTGGGTTTGTAGGGTTTCTCCACCAGGAGCTGTGGCGAATGCACGCGGTCGTCCATCATCGGAGATCCTCGGTTGATCTGGAAGCAAGTTGGTGCGGTAGAGATAAGCATCAAAATTTGAGTATATGGGAAAAAGGAACTTACGATATCTGATCCGCTATTGCTCAGTTCTTTGTCCTCGATATCAGATCCCAGGGAACCGTCTTCGTCAACAGTAGGTCCAATATCCTTGTCCGGGAATTTTGACCGGTGTGCTCgagatctgaaaaaaaaagataaaaataaatttgttaaacGTTCACCAAGTTTTAATCATGTTTAAATTCTACAacacagaggcgcgtccacgttctgaggcatgggtaggacaaactttaataaatattttgtgcacagtgaaacAAAGAAAAATGTTAACCCTATGGTATGTTAGGCTGGCAATTGAAAATTACTATATTTAGGGGTTTAGACGCAAACAGTGTCAGTCATTACTTTAAGAGGAAGAAAGTATTTCGTCTTTACATGGTTGGTAGCTATTGAGGaccttaaaaatagaaaattatagaCCTTTAGTCTGAAAAAAAGAGACCTAAAAGGAATCAAATAGAGGTAAAAAAAAGACCGAACAggaatcaagaaaacaaaacgaaaccttaTAGCAGCCatgagataagagtttgattctccATACCTTCAGAGCACATATTTATTTAAGATCTAACACTATTTTCTTAAGAATTCCTCGTAACATTACCACTGCTCGTGTTGTGTATGTGTTTTTTATGatgttttctaagaatttcatcaaaaattatttcaggtatgttcagatattactccgcAAATTTATAAAGGCGTACATTTACTAACTATTTCTcatagaatttctccaagaattccgtttaggatacctcaagaattcaacctggattttcCCAAGGAGTACCACAGAaaagaaatttctcctgaaattaaATTCTTTAAGTTTTGTTTAAGAATGTTTTTAACCCCGCCATGATTCTAGCTAGTGATTCATTCATCGTTTTCTCTGAGACATTCGAAGATTCCTGGgcaaaacatcttctaaaattcaatcaaaatttaactTCCCCAGAAACACATTCAGAAATTTCAAGGTATTTCTTATGATTTGATCTAGCCAAGATGCCGTCTGCAATTGCTTTAGAGATGTCTTCTACACTAAGATTTTCTAAAGTAAGttttaaaactttattttaaaggaattcttccaggaatgtctccaggaaaATGCcaagaaatttgttcagaaatatGAATCCGTagagaatttctaaagaaaatcttaaagtaacctctgataaaacctGTGCATGCTTTAAAGTCATCCTTATTCAGCAAGGATCTTTGTAAGAAATATTGGATTTATGACGAAGTTTCAGTAGAATTTGTGCAGGAAATGATTGGAGGAactattggaaaaaaatctgtaatattttctggtgtaaaaacttaaataaacttttgaagattgcttgtgattttcttttaagttttgaagaaatttttggaaaaactgcaggagtaatacttgaatgaaatgctggagaaattcctagaaaaaaaatgtataaagaACTCCGCAAAGAGTTTTGGATTTCTGGGTGGAAATGTGGATCAATAATTGAAGGAAACCacatgaactattttttttaactttgaaaTCAACCTTTGTGGATTTCCTCGGATGAAATTATGTAGAAATCCAttgaagatctcctagagtaacaactggagaattggGTTAAAGgaatagtgaaaaaatatcagtaggaaattctaggatagtttgggtaaaaatcaaagtaagacctgaggaaattacttgtaaaagtagctttggagttctcatCGATTTCCTAgaacaatttctgaagaaattctcctaagcatcctttgaaaaatcgctggtagtatttctggaagaattggtagagaaatctaaaaaaaagagGATTGGATTCCTCTGAAGgaccttgaaaatattttaaataaaatcactttgacaattcctgaagcttttcctcgggaaatatggaacgaaatttttgaagagcATGTTGAACGTGTTAAAGTCActggagcctgtacaattttgcatgaGGACAGCAAAAGTTCTGTTAATTTGTGTTGCAATGCTTTGATAGACTTTATCAAGAGTGATAGCCCATTTAGAAATCGCTAACACCATCACTGCGGCTGGTCTTAGTTTAATTCAGtacttcttccaaatattcttcaagagtcttttgaaaattctctatggatattccagaaacttctcaagaattacttccaggaatgctgACGGAAATTTGTCCCAGAACATATACAGGGTTGggcgtagattttttttttgggaaaccaTCTATTGATTGTTTCAGAAATGCCGGAGAGGATTGCTTCATCAATTTTTCTAatagtcaaagaaatttcttgtaacaattcctacagttagtttcccatgattttcactatagatattcTCAAACGTTCTTCACACGAGCCAGCACTTTTTGGGGGTCATGTACAAGCCATGTCACACTTCACTAAATAtgagaaaacaattaaaaccCATATAATGTCTTCCATTTTCAATCAGAATAAGTACGATGTTgatatattgaacagatgataaatagtttaatttatttctcaaactttctgctgatcttgttttttttgttgaatcatgggtaggacaatacATAggctgtcctacccaggtatgtttgtgcgtagtacatgtcctacctgtcctacctacttcccgcgccactgctaCAACATAATATTgtgaatattgaaaaatattggacTATCTAGACCGAAAAGTAACTGAAGATTGGATGCAAGTTTTTGTGCATATTAATTGCATTTAAGTACACGATCGTGCGTCAAATTCAAGAATTCAcagttattttatatttattgatTGCTGCATTCATTACATTATTAAGTATATGCATCCAGTAATAGTATTGTTACTGAGAAGATTTGTCAAGCAATTTGCTGCTAGTTCCAAAAACGGTGAACTTTCGTTATAGTGTGAGCCCGAGTTCAGTCGGAGGATGTGACTTTGGCTTATGGACAAGAAGTAGAATTTAATGTCGGTCTTAGCTTCCGGATACATACATAGATGACGGGATAATGCACCAAAAGCCCAAGGCTAAAAGAAacgaaaaatgctgtttttgcTGACCACCGAAAAGCTACCGTCAAAGCACAACATGCAAACATTGACGGTAACAGCGGGATCCACGACCCCGGAGACCCCGTTTCTTCattcatgaattgattttttttgtctatcagtttattcatgcgtgaataacctaatcgtcaaaatgttttcaattgccttcaaccccaaagtctgcacagtgcaCATTgatcccaaagccatatctaggaagacaaaaatgattgcgcttaaaccgtcaattttagatatatggtgtcttcggcaaagtttctccatatttttcagacatttttttcagtgatgtgaaattagggtggcccacatggtttacgagatcagcgcataaacttttttgctgacgcatttaagactacacaatgttctacaatgttttagaacaaccgatttggagtaactttgccgaaaaacccaaatttctatctcttatggttcgcgagttgtgatttttttttaacaaaaaagttagggtggtactgaaaaatcagttttttcttgataactttttatacaataatttctcgcaaaaactttgttccgagcacttttagaacttttgattgcgcaactttttgacaaaaaaaactactgttctatcacTTATGGTTACAGTGTTAtcagaagttttcttcgaaaaaatggttgttttcaaatgccgatatctccgaaaggcgcaaacggattttcaatcttttgtcaccattagaaagattagctttttttctgtgtatggtgaaaaaactgttaggacgttttttgtttgaaaagagtgacaaaattttgaaaataatatgtttctaaacgaaaattgtccataacttgaaaaataatcgagatagctctttggtgccttcagcaaaagtgtgcaaaatagaaagttctgaaagtgtttcatacaaagtattcataaaaaatcaacgctttaagatatattcaccatgaaccaaattttatatggtaaaggaagcgaaaaaagagatatttgctggaacaatcgaaataactgtatgtaaagtcttttaaatttgaaagtCATTGACTATCATTAATTTCCTGAGATCTTATTTGCTAGCTACTCGGATTTAACAAATcttgattaaaatttaaataaaaaccgAGTAATTATTGAAATCAGTTTCTCCAGGTATTCTCCATAACTCTATGGTCCCTTCAAATCGTATAAGATTATCTTTCTGTACCAGTAGAATTAGGCTTCTGTACCACACCCAAGAACGCATTCCGCAATGGCTTCGTGGAGCGAACCTAAATGTGAAAAAGGTACGTATAGAAACATTTTATCGTATTGACGTTAGGCTAGCGAAAAGTGGTACCAGCACTACATTGAATACCTGAACGACACTGAGGGCACAGGCTGCGGTACTCATCAAGATGCACCCGGAGAGCCAGGCCGATTGCCTGTATCATATGATAGCAAGAATCTCGGAAAcataacagctaccggaggagtggaagcaggGATTTATGTGCCTTATCTACAAAAAAGGCGACAAAATGTAATATGAGAATTATCGAGCGTTTAGTAGATATTCTAAATGTCGCCTACAAAGTATTTTTACACATCATATTTCGTCATCTGTCAGTAAGCGTTAGATAGACGGGAGATATGTTCGAGATGGTAGATGAG includes:
- the LOC110675397 gene encoding uncharacterized protein LOC110675397 isoform X2, encoding MYDPGGGLPPAMEKSNSCSEGNTTSVSQQNPNLAAENSGPHHHHQPHHHQQQHTSSQSSAASSAISPDLKYLHKKFKRIASATLSTVDDSGSESKKHVTSEALSRSTTINTTTATPTTIASATVDSGPVVTYPVAYLPNSKPTAVVNSAVEPSVQQQPCANNSNNEPKVGDIVNVYEATAARFRPIVEYSRTVIDRDRYQSQLQLIFPSSTDRVQQRPQLQQQSNGASLNCVNHVSGGSSTSSIISNNHIPVKLEVSADDTTKTFYPSVNNNSAINTSCDLNEKNQCSTTTVDVGNGGSSRSSSSGSALSAHELAIQADQKYVVVLQQPQPSPLYDGVSSSSVVAAPVEAVSSPAVTTTGSGTVPGKYMCPYCRLNCNKPSVLEKHIRRHTNERPFRCDPCGMAFKTKSNLYKHCRSRAHRSKFPDKDIGPTVDEDGSLGSDIEDKELSNSGSDIINRGSPMMDDRVHSPQLLVEKPYKPKFHNAALYAKFDGNKLGTSGKTVPTTLVVNSSQQHYISSLAGGGSNYSSNNTSMVSHSVPSTPHYLNGQNVESLEQHISKLISDNEAIVEVVELPLQKKYHKITGITRGISVNNSTSSSSSSSAGLDSPSSKLANALLQKRNSEELQQQQLLMLQQQHQMQQQQLQMQQQQQQVQPYPQNEPTKPKAMVAQIPYVQNHHPPVGTMEVMHQPPPQQQQPQMVARPMSANELQPQLVQYQLPLNLSKPVPSEPPPGPAVEVQVVPEPSRKRPPSESPRYSREQSPASSSSVQYQAPPSTSAVYGQQQVAPPSQPAPPASQTVPVNDHPQNPERSIIKDLLLNSREFGVVQNPENENIENLFTCKSCNTSFRDAEILKYHTICFCKGNSSSLNSPDSAPMSPIGSPSSHYMRSNRFNPNSLKNLARGLLMPPSRNPATLSKLAKSQLRQPRSRPENISLAPKEGSSSRSSSVTSTSTSHTPEVQVTPPVVAKIVDTVQNPLPSPGPLLGNTRLVDFQSSKSDTFSSKSAPEQNVIVSHVSSEDTPSRKRHIVTQDAEIRRPQHPSLQLYGGDLEVIERQEQMIPHRYSSGGTVTQFSPDADSEMNDSSMRARSSMHSGGTVVQVPKASRGASPIPMNPTTPKLVVTITPTLTPSLTTPNFFPNSQHHTPSERPNSNPNSSTVQSIGHFQFPPINSITAYNPLTLPQVSPGQASQIMHGGKMIPYVQGIPGPNSMIPSNESQMRGRPRLAPSPISIKTPPIPPMASNYKSFDPEDVVRNKKPVLAVPPVKNGMFKEIWSPAKQEINATPKKSFNFTRIADNISPRKKETIEPVKKEEIRYFNFENFISSDIIIKPNTPTESVKSEPIETKPMDVPPPPPVVQKPKFLRPNSLPLKPGTFTPKRHHGITPTHNTMPLISPETPRPSKSCRELYFNGHAYTNIGLKSSTKPFYCTVNKTQPFYVQTQKQLSMYSNWQVHPENDPHPLGFKPIQVMALYNSSQQGDHSYSIATKPLTLTVVNSSTANQPISSAIEVKSSFPSYSIPQVTSPAPKSGGFYPYLPEKSAASNDSIPPRSDSTERTLSGGFESTEEYTYVRGRGRGKYVCKECGIRCKKPSMLKKHIRTHTDVRPYSCQHCSFHFKTKGNLTKHMKSKSHFKKCTELGLNPIPTSVDDDGGDIDIENDQQSISSEQTSTIPFDSDSDPDSDGDESDDSADYSEPKGGRLPEHEAAHMLLSLSMTPPTASQATKSYPSPVSFGSANQPIERGRLPYAPTVSPGLSMSPQQQPPIQPQPAQKHLLMQTQPESSSQPHRRIITFGNTPKMEFNLLKHEQYYSDPNINKKKREYNPSVEEDDGAMPIDLTKKPKESPPLHQASYPMYHQYTDHQSPNTVPKQPLSDHPPSNLRSQVIVRVSDVVTPITGAANLLTTLVSNTDKIPLPLITNGSKELADDNVYFQEYIKQRALLDSKMKLSQMKSINNNQYEAQENHPPMEALVAQKKTPLTIAKPVPLKVTDKPYRIFNGKNEMLPKAVVEPANRIEILPIMNDPPQEPPAPKEAVRVDSTDACVEPVSTSRMETLAEVAAVSVKLDAGADSMRARSNSVISNEASNTQPSTSTPAAASSKESAKSVASEYLKLTKSVTMRKREDSESGTASDQETVAENSIIPPSIVPSIVPPVVVVPPVANPASAEHGGIVARTVIVGEDGFRKSASSEFSSINPFQEDGGRPVCEVCHKKFHKISQLKIHMNIHYMERKFRCEPCGTSFRSQGLFQKHERSATHRNKVSMTTTFGIATDSNPRPFYCKDCEVGFRIHGHLAKHLRSKMHVLKLECLGKLPFGTYTEIERSGTNLTEIDTTDCENSLSSLKRLAVRLNVKISGNVIPGGGGSDAAPSGNETDSCDDNQYENDNESNGEGDNPNHRGTEEEEDENDDCETNDQQGNNNCLKRRLDSESGGALNSDGDSDLKRPRFQGPSVEQQQHGSLVVPAGPAAEGT